A single region of the Maniola jurtina chromosome 6, ilManJurt1.1, whole genome shotgun sequence genome encodes:
- the LOC123866544 gene encoding uncharacterized protein LOC123866544 — MASSRLIPKRRQLPKLMACMTKNSLENLRNKALFSLDTLDAKGIRRRKLPLHECLILELTESGYSESSDYLQDLIYDNLQLLAQDDIGIVVDLRKKEDYLEDISAGLIRAEKQRDKGNTKKESLELLALALSYADKGKGILWLAEKFFLAAIAVSSQYLIDGGRQKGCCKYHYAKFLLDKFPDADPEEPFIILTEVRDSAIGKNWPLYEPENVDHEVPPDTLFSATAIQLHRVLLSKARIARDLDPAKSERLSRLAERRAIDASDVPKTAEAILEIGISQLLMNNLNNAHKTFLRALKIYEADNNIVGLCDSKMHLAAVMQRLGDHETAAKLLTEMGALAVEHGLRRQLGRALHLLGELHLRRERPELGTQHLIEAFQCFLGLNWQYTHDTLIKKEEKDTASGLDVIFKTDKIEVYEEEAEQSRLMHAISAGQEIMPSYFNLLRESGACSVAKVKTIEWKLTRCKWWLKKAHHDLIPCLCPLHNRSPLDVLRMQLEAAATENLPEDENALLGRTATVEDITKIRSSLN; from the exons atggCATCGTCAAGATTGATTCCAAAACGAAGGCAACTGCCGAAGCTTATGGCTTGCATGACTAAAAACAGCTTAGAGAATCTTAGAAATAAAGCTTTGTTTAGTCTCGATACATTAGACGCAAAAGGAATCAgaag ACGGAAACTTCCACTACACGAATGCCTTATATTGGAATTGACCGAATCCGGTTATTCTGAGTCTTCGGATTATCTGCAGGACCTTATCTATGACAATTTACAACTTTTGGCCCAAGATGATATAGGAATTGTTGTTGATTTgagaaaaaaagaagattaTTTGGAAGATATTAGTGCAGGGTTAATTAGAGCTGAGAAACAACGTGATAAAG GAAATACAAAAAAGGAGAGCTTAGAGCTATTAGCTTTGGCATTATCTTATGCTGATAAAGGAAAAGGCATTTTGTGGCTGGCCGAGAAATTCTTTCTGGCAGCGATAGCCGTATCGAGCCAATATTTGATTGATGGAGGGCGACAGAAAGGCTGCTGTAAATATCActacgctaagtttttgctcgATAAAT TTCCAGACGCAGATCCTGAAGagccatttattattttaactgaGGTCAGGGACAGCGCTATTGGAAAG aatTGGCCGCTCTATGAACCTGAAAACGTGGATCATGAGGTACCACCTGACACGTTGTTCTCCGCGACCGCTATACAGCTCCATCGGGTGCTACTCAGTAAGGCTCGAATAGCTAGGGACTTAGATCCTGCAAAATCAGAGAGGCTTTCTAGATTAGCTGAGCGGAGAGCTATAGACG ccAGTGATGTACCTAAAACGGCTGAAGCGATCCTAGAAATCGGTATAAGTCAATTGCTAATGAACAATTTGAATAACGCCCATAAAACGTTTCTTCGAGCGTTAAAAATTTACGAAGCGGACAATAACATAGTGGGCTTATGCGATTCAAAAATGCATCTAGCTGCGGTGATGCAGAG ATTGGGTGACCACGAAACTGCAGCAAAACTGCTTACTGAAATGGGTGCTTTGGCAGTGGAGCACGGGCTTCGACGACAACTCGGTCGAGCGCTACATCTCCTGGGCGAACTTCATTTGCGGAGAGAACGGCCGGAATTGGGCACACAACATCTGATCGAGGCGTTCCAGTGTTTTTTGGGTTTAAATTGGCAATAT ACCCACGACACTCTTATAAAAAAGGAGGAGAAGGACACGGCAAGTGGTTTGGATGTAATTTTCAAGACCGATAAGATAGAAGTTTATGAAGAAGAAGCGGAACAATCTAGATTGATGCATGCAATATCGGCTG GGCAAGAAATAATGCCATCATACTTCAATTTGTTAAGAGAGTCTGGTGCATGTTCCGTGGCAAAAGTTAAGACTATCGAATGGAAATTAACTCGGTGTAAATGGTGGTTGAAGAAAGCGCACCACGATTTGATACCCTGTCTTTGCCCACTACACAATCGTTCACCTTTGGATGTTTTAAG GATGCAATTGGAGGCCGCCGCTACTGAAAATCTGCCAGAAGACGAAAATGCGTTGCTGGGTAGAACTGCTACAGTTGAAGATATAACAAAAATACGTAGTAGTCTTAACTAA